A stretch of the Anaerolineae bacterium genome encodes the following:
- a CDS encoding DegT/DnrJ/EryC1/StrS family aminotransferase, protein MASQERLALDGGTPVRQDSFPTWPVWDEAEEQALLRALRSGKWGIGSEIIAEFEEKFAAMQDAKQCISVANGTVAIEVALRGAGVTYGDEVIVTPYTFVATASAVLTVGAIPVFADIEPDTYQIDARSARTLVTERTKAIIPVHIGGGPADMDAVLDLAREANLTVIEDCAQAHLAAWKGRRVGAIGDLGTFSFQSSKNITAGEGGAILGNDERLMDQVWSYRNVGRVRQGAWYQHEVLGGNARMSTWQAVILLAQMTRAEEQLAVRERNAALLSDMLERIPGIRPTKRDERVTHHAYHLFIFRYDASEFGGRPRAEFLRALVAEGVPASAGYNPLYHMNAIINASRTLGELTGVPVASLETNIERCPVTERVCAQESCWLTQNLLLGTEKDMEDIATAIEKIRRAGYRE, encoded by the coding sequence ATGGCTAGTCAAGAGCGTCTGGCACTCGACGGCGGCACGCCCGTACGACAGGACTCCTTCCCCACTTGGCCCGTGTGGGATGAGGCGGAAGAGCAGGCCCTGCTGCGCGCCCTACGCAGCGGCAAGTGGGGCATCGGCAGCGAGATCATCGCCGAGTTCGAAGAGAAGTTCGCCGCCATGCAGGACGCCAAGCAATGCATCTCCGTGGCCAACGGCACCGTCGCCATCGAGGTCGCCCTGCGCGGCGCTGGCGTCACCTACGGCGATGAGGTCATCGTCACCCCCTACACCTTCGTGGCCACCGCCTCCGCCGTCCTCACCGTCGGGGCCATCCCCGTCTTCGCCGACATCGAGCCGGACACCTACCAGATAGATGCCCGGAGCGCCCGGACTCTCGTCACCGAGCGCACCAAGGCCATCATCCCCGTCCACATCGGCGGCGGCCCGGCGGACATGGATGCCGTCCTGGACCTAGCCCGAGAGGCGAACCTCACCGTCATCGAGGACTGCGCCCAGGCCCACCTGGCCGCCTGGAAAGGCCGGCGCGTGGGTGCCATCGGCGACTTGGGCACCTTCTCCTTCCAGTCCAGCAAGAACATCACCGCCGGCGAAGGGGGGGCCATCCTGGGCAACGACGAGCGGCTCATGGACCAGGTCTGGTCCTATCGCAACGTGGGGCGGGTGCGCCAGGGCGCCTGGTACCAGCACGAGGTGCTGGGAGGCAACGCCCGGATGAGCACCTGGCAGGCCGTCATCCTGCTGGCGCAGATGACCCGGGCCGAAGAGCAGTTGGCAGTGAGGGAGAGAAACGCTGCCCTCCTCTCCGATATGCTAGAGCGAATTCCGGGAATTCGGCCCACCAAGCGGGACGAGCGCGTTACCCATCACGCCTACCACCTGTTCATCTTCCGGTACGACGCCTCCGAGTTTGGTGGCCGCCCCCGGGCCGAGTTCCTGCGGGCTTTGGTCGCCGAGGGAGTGCCCGCTTCGGCCGGCTACAATCCCCTCTATCACATGAACGCCATTATCAACGCTTCCCGCACTCTGGGGGAGCTGACCGGGGTGCCGGTGGCCTCGCTGGAGACCAACATCGAGCGGTGCCCGGTGACCGAGCGCGTCTGCGCTCAGGAGAGCTGCTGGCTCACCCAGAACCTGCTCCTGGGCACGGAGAAGGACATGGAGGACATTGCCACCGCCATCGAGAAGATACGGAGAGCAGGTTACAGGGAATAG